In a genomic window of Leucoraja erinacea ecotype New England chromosome 8, Leri_hhj_1, whole genome shotgun sequence:
- the LOC129699499 gene encoding uncharacterized protein LOC129699499 produces the protein MNQNCPTLVISGLPEVPRDDSLGCRPVNLYDCLSVAHLDLRRASLIDPRSNLMTLVRGRVEEEEESSENDTDDPQMKPTKITAAIPYMSRPLALGCLLLNIIVPGTGTIVSGLSLLCCSEPATPTGSKSSDETLALVCLNVWVGISQLFTVPFLLVGWLWSIIWGVMMINLSYEQRNTGEAKGVTMETKTEPVFLPSTINHSTK, from the exons ATGAACCAGAACTGTCCCACGCTTGTCATCTCCGGCCTTCCGGAGGTGCCTCGGGACGACAGCCTGGGCTGCCGGCCAGTGAACCTGTACGACTGCCTGTCTGTGGCTCATCTCGATCTCCGCAGGGCCTCGCTCATCGACCCTCGAAGCAACCTGATGACCTTGGTccgggggagagtggaggaggaagaggagtcgTCGGAGAATGACACGGATGACCCCCAAATGAAGCCCACCAAAATCACAGCTGCAATCCCCTACATGAGCAGACCGTTGGCACTCGGCTGTCTGCTGCTGAATATCATAGTCCCAGGGACAG GGACCATCGTGTCGGGGCTCAGCCTGCTGTGTTGCTCCGAACCGGCCACCCCCACAGGCAGCAAGAGCAGTGACGAGACATTGGCCCTGGTCTGCCTCAACGTGTGGGTGGGCATCTCACAGCTCTTCACCGTACCCTTCCTCCTGGTCGGCTGGCTCTGGAGCATCATCTGGGGCGTGATGATGATCAACCTCTCCT ATGAACAGAGGAACACAGGAGAAGCCAAGGGTGTCACCATGGAAACCAAGACTGAACCCGTGTTCCTACCTTCAACAATAAACCACTCTACAAAATGA